The following coding sequences are from one Rutidosis leptorrhynchoides isolate AG116_Rl617_1_P2 chromosome 11, CSIRO_AGI_Rlap_v1, whole genome shotgun sequence window:
- the LOC139875005 gene encoding uncharacterized protein, producing MPIEFCVIHSYSSYNALLGRVTLQKFGAVPSTVHDMIKFPTRHGIATIRTESGRALCTSITPPEPLPTVDEQIRSCSIVINPKHPDKRIQIGGSLSNDIKVKLRNMLITNMDVFAWSEKDMTGVPREIAEHKLNARPILSPVRQKKRLMAPKRSEWLRMEVEKLVNANILREVHYQTWVEMRTYLGRYRFKCFLDAYKGYHQIQMVKADEDKTAFHTDQGSIVTQRCPPD from the coding sequence ATGCCCATTGAATTTTGCGTGATACACTCTTATTCTAGTTACAATGCGTTACTGGGGAGAGTTACTTTGCAAAAGTTTGGCGCAGTGCCTTCAACAGTTCATGATATGATAAAATTCCCTACCAGGCACGGAATAGCAACCATTCGGACGGAGTCTGGAAGGGCGCTTTGTACATCCATCACACCACCGGAGCCGCTTCCTACCGTGGATGAGCAAATACGAAGTTGCTCCATTGTCATCAATCCAAAGCACCCAGACAAGCGAATTCAGATTGGGGGCAGCTTATCCAATGACATTAAAGTCAAGTTGCGGAACATGCTGATAACCAATATGGATGTCTTCGCATGGAGTGAAAAGGACATGACGGGAGTACCTCGCGAAATAGCAGAGCACAAGTTAAACGCTAGACCGATTTTAAGCCCAGTGCGACAGAAGAAAAGGCTTATGGCCCCGAAAAGAAGCGAGTGGTTGCGAATGGAGGTAGAAAAGCTAGTGAATGCGAACATACTTAGGGAGGTACACTATCAAACTTGGGTAGAAATGCGAACATACTTAGGGAGGTACAGATTTAAATGTTTCTTGGATGCGTACAAGGGGTATCATCAAATTCAGATGGTGAAGGCTGATGAGGATAAGACCGCGTTCCATACAGATCAGGGATCTATTGTTACACAAAGATGCCCTCCGGACTAA
- the LOC139875006 gene encoding uncharacterized protein has protein sequence MQSPKSKKEVQSLTGKLAALTRFLSKAAEKSLPFFLTLKNSLKKSDFKWTEEAEKTFLEMKAFERIAYFNRACSGRNINDVQMPVYFVSKALSGSEVNYTPIEKLVYTLVHTARRLRRYFQAHTIVVLTDQPIKKVLYKPEVSGDWLNGP, from the exons ATGCAGTCACCGAAATCCAAAAAGGAAGTTCAAAGCTTAACAGGAAAACTAGCTGCGCTAACACGCTTCCTGTCAAAAGCAGCAGAGAAGTCTTTGCCATTCTTCCTGACTTTAAAGAACTCATTGAAAAAGTCAGACTTTAAATGGACAGAGGAGGCCGAGAAAACTTTTCTAGAGATGAAGGCTTTTGAAAGAATTGCCTATTTTAACCGCGCCTGTAGCGGGAGAAACATTAATGAT GTACAGATGCCTGTATACTTTGTTAGTAAGGCGCTTAGTGGAAGTGAGGTCAATTACACTCCAATAGAAAAGCTGGTATACACGCTTGTGCATACTGCTCGTAGGTTGCGTCGATATTTCCAAGCGCATACTATAGTGGTATTGACTGACCAACCAATAAAAAAG GTGCTGTACAAACCTGAGGTTTCAGGCGATTGGTTAAATGGGCCATAG